One Leptospira wolbachii serovar Codice str. CDC genomic region harbors:
- a CDS encoding lysophospholipid acyltransferase family protein: MKHIGYFFSFLIVYLFYFPFKILPYKWCLAYGIFLTKLIYPLDKKHQKVAADNIRFAFPNYSEEQIGNLVKAHYRHLGILLAHTLWAPRMTKKWLDENLIIDAESLQIEEETKKQGVGVILISGHFGTWEILVQFLGIRMKGGGIYKKVRNPFVDRLLRNMRSKNGVVLVPVQESTQVIKLLKQGYWIGFGADQNAGKAGIFVPFMNRQASTFVGPALMAYLTGAKMLYYSVLAGDDGKVIVRVKDLGFVDKKLYPSKDDVIRHYTELWTKTLEEEVKLFPEQYFWVHRRWRTQPEVTGNNQ; the protein is encoded by the coding sequence ATGAAACATATTGGATATTTTTTCTCATTTTTAATTGTTTATTTATTTTATTTTCCTTTTAAGATCCTTCCATATAAGTGGTGTTTGGCGTATGGAATCTTTTTAACAAAACTGATTTATCCATTAGATAAAAAACATCAAAAAGTAGCTGCCGACAACATTCGTTTTGCCTTTCCTAACTATTCAGAAGAACAAATTGGAAACTTAGTCAAAGCTCATTATAGACATTTGGGAATTTTACTCGCTCATACACTCTGGGCTCCGCGAATGACAAAAAAATGGTTGGATGAAAATTTGATCATTGATGCAGAAAGTCTACAAATTGAAGAAGAAACCAAAAAACAAGGAGTGGGAGTCATTTTGATTTCTGGTCACTTTGGTACTTGGGAAATTTTAGTTCAATTTTTAGGAATTCGAATGAAGGGCGGAGGGATTTACAAAAAGGTAAGAAATCCCTTTGTAGATCGACTTTTACGTAACATGCGATCCAAAAATGGTGTGGTTCTTGTCCCTGTACAAGAATCCACACAAGTCATCAAACTTCTCAAACAAGGGTATTGGATTGGATTTGGGGCTGATCAAAATGCAGGTAAGGCAGGGATTTTTGTTCCTTTTATGAACAGGCAAGCCTCCACTTTTGTGGGACCGGCACTTATGGCTTACTTAACCGGAGCTAAAATGTTATATTATTCAGTGTTAGCTGGCGATGATGGTAAAGTGATTGTTCGGGTTAAAGATTTGGGTTTCGTTGATAAAAAACTTTATCCGTCAAAAGATGATGTAATCAGGCATTATACAGAACTTTGGACTAAGACTTTGGAAGAGGAAGTAAAATTGTTTCCAGAGCAGTACTTTTGGGTGCATCGTCGTTGGCGAACCCAACCGGAAGTCACCGGAAACAATCAGTAA
- a CDS encoding OmpA family protein, with product MKKLLISLIILAFPLLAQPLPKVKDVRFYQPLNTQNVEYSPIISPTGRYLVFQSNRPGGEGGMDIWISENLSFPDRMKLPVWSPPKNFRELNTSNFEGMFSILFDEEEKPYELYFTSVRDKTQADPKKNREGYDGLNLYYTKINQRTGLWSVPIHLNEVNSHFEDKMPALSPDGCSMVFSSNRPGGLGGFDLWISKREPTTESKEMNPDKPKIKCRDGVWQKPISMGTIINTKDDEISPHFHWDGLRLYFSSNRGDKNRKFSFYYSEYNEAQNLFETPVLLGSPFNTKKQLSGESTGFPFDTPADYSTYSLWEESDNEGISVTFDDLWFYFSSNRPGGEGQFDIYRTMVPEDLRRSYEFVFRGLVLDGSEAIMIGLDSTLKIYDDTRPIQVITSKRIGGDLSIADAENFRTTIKTGKLYRVEVSSPGFHPTEVLLDLRGNVGKDKEQYSQIILQPIRPTKDERPDKAIQGIRFIVKDRKTDLVIPNATCYYFDDLTRKGKSIEAKDSRFDLDKSPTMDFEILVRAKGFKEETFLFSKDKIPGMEGKETVLYLRNLNDFDNLYNTIIYFPFNERILSDEDKKKLDLFADFLIQHKNEKVEIGGHTDNIGNKEYNISLSEDRALSVYQYMRLKGVPKERMKVQAYHYSQPIAENETEEGRSRNRRVNFKKID from the coding sequence ATGAAAAAACTCCTTATTTCCTTAATCATTTTGGCATTCCCACTTCTGGCTCAGCCTTTACCAAAAGTGAAGGATGTAAGGTTTTACCAGCCACTCAACACGCAAAATGTGGAATATAGCCCCATCATTTCCCCGACTGGTAGGTATTTGGTATTTCAGTCCAACCGTCCTGGTGGTGAGGGAGGGATGGATATTTGGATTTCGGAAAACTTAAGTTTTCCTGATCGAATGAAATTACCGGTGTGGTCTCCTCCAAAGAATTTTCGAGAACTCAATACATCCAATTTTGAAGGAATGTTTTCTATCCTCTTTGATGAAGAAGAAAAACCATACGAACTGTACTTTACTTCAGTTCGTGATAAAACCCAAGCCGACCCCAAAAAGAATCGTGAAGGGTATGACGGCCTGAATCTATATTATACAAAGATCAATCAAAGAACAGGTCTTTGGTCTGTTCCCATTCATCTGAATGAAGTTAATTCCCACTTTGAAGATAAAATGCCTGCTCTTTCGCCTGATGGTTGTTCGATGGTTTTTTCCTCCAATCGCCCTGGCGGACTCGGAGGTTTTGACCTTTGGATTTCTAAACGAGAACCCACAACTGAGTCAAAAGAAATGAATCCGGACAAACCAAAAATTAAATGTAGAGATGGAGTTTGGCAAAAACCGATTTCTATGGGTACTATTATCAACACAAAAGATGATGAAATTAGTCCTCATTTCCATTGGGATGGACTTCGTTTATATTTTAGTTCGAATCGTGGGGATAAAAATCGTAAATTTAGTTTTTATTATAGTGAATATAATGAAGCGCAAAACCTTTTTGAAACTCCAGTTTTATTAGGATCTCCTTTTAATACCAAAAAACAACTGTCAGGTGAATCGACGGGATTTCCTTTCGATACCCCTGCCGATTATTCCACTTATAGTCTTTGGGAAGAAAGTGATAATGAAGGTATATCTGTAACATTTGATGATTTGTGGTTTTATTTTTCTTCCAATAGACCAGGTGGAGAAGGTCAGTTTGATATCTACAGGACTATGGTTCCAGAAGACCTACGTCGTAGTTATGAATTTGTATTTCGTGGACTTGTACTCGATGGATCAGAAGCCATAATGATTGGACTTGATTCTACTCTGAAAATCTATGATGATACAAGACCGATCCAAGTGATTACATCCAAAAGGATTGGTGGTGACTTATCCATTGCGGATGCGGAGAATTTTCGTACAACCATCAAAACAGGAAAATTATACAGAGTGGAGGTTTCTTCTCCTGGGTTCCACCCGACAGAAGTCCTTTTGGATTTAAGAGGGAACGTTGGAAAGGATAAGGAACAATACTCTCAAATCATCTTACAGCCCATTCGACCCACGAAAGATGAACGACCAGATAAAGCCATCCAGGGGATTCGATTCATTGTCAAAGATCGCAAAACAGATCTTGTCATTCCGAATGCGACTTGTTATTACTTTGATGATCTAACACGAAAGGGAAAATCAATAGAAGCAAAAGATTCACGTTTTGATTTAGATAAATCCCCTACCATGGATTTTGAAATTTTGGTGAGGGCTAAAGGATTCAAAGAGGAAACTTTCCTCTTTTCGAAGGACAAAATTCCTGGAATGGAAGGGAAAGAAACGGTCCTCTACCTCAGAAATTTAAATGACTTTGATAATCTTTATAATACAATTATTTATTTCCCATTTAATGAACGAATATTGAGTGATGAAGATAAGAAAAAATTAGATCTTTTTGCTGACTTCCTCATTCAACACAAGAATGAAAAAGTTGAAATTGGTGGACATACTGATAATATAGGGAATAAGGAATACAACATCAGTTTGAGCGAAGATAGAGCTCTTTCTGTTTATCAATACATGCGACTCAAAGGTGTTCCCAAGGAACGAATGAAGGTACAAGCTTACCATTATTCTCAACCGATTGCAGAAAATGAAACAGAAGAAGGAAGATCTCGAAATAGACGTGTGAATTTCAAAAAGATAGACTAA
- a CDS encoding UDP-glucuronic acid decarboxylase family protein, producing MAKRILITGGAGFIGSHLAETLLNAGNQIIVLDNFHTGRKENLTHLLGNPNFELIRHDITDPIKLEVDEIYNMACPASPVHYQSNPIKTTKTNVLGMMNMLGLAKRVKARILQASTSEVYGNPLEHPQTESYWGNVNTIGIRSCYDEGKRVAETLCFDYHRQHGVDIRVIRIFNTYGPRMIPDDGRVVSNFIVQALRGENITIYGDGSQTRSFCFVDDLVRGIISMMNTDNFVGPVNLGNEGEFTVKELAELVIKETGSKSKIIYLPLPQDDPTRRKPNLSLAKEKLNYSTTVPLVEGVKKTIEYFSKRV from the coding sequence ATGGCAAAAAGAATCCTTATCACAGGTGGAGCCGGATTCATCGGATCCCATCTAGCAGAAACTCTTTTGAACGCTGGGAACCAAATCATCGTATTGGACAATTTCCATACCGGGCGAAAAGAAAACCTCACTCACCTTCTCGGAAATCCGAATTTCGAACTGATCCGCCACGATATTACGGATCCCATCAAATTGGAAGTAGACGAGATTTACAATATGGCATGTCCTGCCTCTCCTGTTCACTACCAAAGTAATCCCATCAAAACCACCAAAACGAATGTTTTGGGAATGATGAACATGCTTGGTCTTGCCAAACGAGTGAAAGCAAGAATTTTACAAGCGAGTACTTCTGAAGTTTACGGAAATCCTCTCGAACACCCGCAAACGGAATCATACTGGGGAAACGTAAATACAATTGGAATCCGTAGTTGTTATGATGAGGGAAAACGAGTGGCTGAAACTTTATGTTTTGATTACCATCGCCAACATGGGGTGGACATTCGAGTGATTCGGATTTTTAATACTTATGGTCCACGAATGATTCCCGATGACGGTCGTGTCGTTAGTAACTTTATTGTACAGGCGTTACGTGGAGAAAACATAACCATTTACGGTGACGGAAGTCAAACACGTTCCTTTTGTTTTGTTGATGATCTAGTTCGCGGAATCATCTCAATGATGAATACAGACAATTTTGTTGGACCAGTCAATTTAGGAAATGAAGGTGAATTCACCGTCAAAGAATTGGCAGAACTAGTGATCAAAGAAACAGGAAGTAAATCCAAAATCATTTATCTGCCACTTCCGCAAGATGATCCAACCAGAAGAAAACCAAACTTAAGTTTAGCGAAAGAAAAATTGAATTATTCAACGACTGTTCCATTAGTGGAAGGCGTAAAAAAAACCATCGAATATTTTAGCAAAAGAGTATAA
- a CDS encoding DUF1577 domain-containing protein, protein MINRVKIHFDQEREYLPLEAVRTLPEFFKQMMGGNGLFLKGYDTPIRAKFKGERPDGAHIWELETIPELIETIFTVQATPGFHVEVDYELINQKDNLLLGKIIDRRQTYATRQDPRNEKVRGNVVASNFLVAKTNIDFSKLTGVSSQVILSDIQRTVLKNYPQSKVVFLSVSIHSDEIDLMKEHKKPIFILDTETFESFPSEDVYDPKKIFEDEFLLDDKIQEYKKKKIGSFIYYPLFIQMKDMHFFAYLSLETERPGIPDEVLDLFKEVERTFQERIMDSNTHILDIRQNVLNVSRGGVALEVNDMEIIKALKVKPTFTLDINFKLQAPIRMAVELRHLEEVNDYFRLGGRITGVSGDKKAKEIYHSLIEFFG, encoded by the coding sequence ATGATCAATCGCGTTAAAATTCATTTCGACCAAGAAAGAGAGTACCTTCCTTTAGAAGCGGTACGTACTTTACCGGAATTTTTCAAACAAATGATGGGTGGGAATGGATTGTTTCTAAAAGGTTACGATACCCCAATTCGTGCAAAGTTCAAAGGGGAAAGACCAGACGGTGCCCATATTTGGGAATTGGAAACTATCCCAGAATTAATCGAAACCATTTTTACAGTACAAGCAACTCCTGGATTTCATGTTGAAGTGGATTACGAGTTGATAAACCAAAAAGACAATCTCCTTCTTGGAAAAATTATAGATCGCAGACAAACTTATGCTACGAGACAAGATCCGAGAAATGAAAAGGTTCGGGGTAATGTCGTCGCATCAAATTTTTTAGTCGCTAAAACAAATATTGACTTTTCTAAGTTAACAGGAGTTAGCTCGCAGGTAATCCTTTCTGATATCCAACGGACAGTTTTAAAAAATTATCCACAATCAAAAGTTGTCTTTCTTTCTGTATCAATTCATAGCGATGAAATTGATTTGATGAAAGAACATAAAAAACCAATCTTTATTTTGGACACAGAAACATTTGAATCCTTTCCTTCTGAGGATGTGTACGACCCTAAAAAAATCTTTGAAGATGAGTTTTTATTGGATGATAAAATCCAAGAATACAAAAAGAAAAAAATCGGTTCTTTTATTTATTACCCTCTATTCATACAAATGAAAGATATGCATTTTTTTGCATATCTTTCACTCGAGACCGAAAGACCAGGGATTCCGGATGAAGTACTGGATTTGTTTAAAGAGGTTGAGCGTACGTTTCAAGAAAGAATCATGGACTCAAATACCCATATTCTTGATATCAGACAAAACGTACTCAACGTTTCCCGAGGTGGAGTTGCCTTGGAAGTTAACGATATGGAAATTATCAAAGCATTGAAAGTGAAACCTACATTTACCTTAGATATCAATTTCAAATTGCAGGCACCCATCAGGATGGCAGTAGAATTACGGCATTTGGAAGAGGTGAATGACTATTTTAGATTGGGTGGAAGGATCACAGGTGTCAGCGGAGATAAAAAAGCCAAAGAGATTTACCATAGTCTTATTGAATTTTTTGGCTGA
- a CDS encoding phosphatase PAP2 family protein has translation MNLISSIDLKLSVWIQKNLHHPKLSWVLSRVNRGEMFALVLLPLMFLSDLYKPVYISLPFVLIFTYLTDRLVLVLKKYFARKRPLVSVMGKIDSNPDMKHSFPSAHSANSIVVSTILVFAFHETPYFFFFSLFAGVGRLITLHHFVSDIVGGWIIGFGIGLIAVLFHYYLWPYCLTL, from the coding sequence ATGAATTTGATTTCTTCTATCGATTTAAAATTATCTGTTTGGATCCAAAAGAACTTACACCATCCAAAACTTAGTTGGGTTTTATCCAGAGTCAATCGTGGTGAAATGTTTGCTCTGGTTTTGTTACCACTTATGTTTTTAAGTGATCTGTACAAACCTGTTTACATTAGTCTACCTTTTGTATTAATATTCACGTATTTAACAGATCGTTTGGTTTTGGTACTGAAGAAATACTTCGCAAGAAAACGTCCCCTAGTCAGTGTTATGGGAAAGATAGATTCTAATCCCGATATGAAACATTCTTTTCCCTCGGCACATAGTGCTAATTCGATTGTTGTATCTACCATTTTGGTTTTTGCATTTCATGAAACCCCATATTTCTTTTTCTTTAGTTTGTTTGCGGGTGTGGGTAGATTAATTACCTTACACCATTTTGTGAGTGATATTGTAGGAGGATGGATCATTGGTTTTGGAATTGGACTTATTGCAGTTTTATTTCATTATTATCTTTGGCCTTATTGTTTGACACTATGA
- a CDS encoding M50 family metallopeptidase, translating to MAEKPVKFVIFLSLILSLVAFWDHQFTSYLKEFVVLIHEICHATAALFSGGIVKGIALHGNEGGETIAVPASFRGSFILVVSAGYIGSSLVGAFLLRLGFQGRHARQTMILFGLFLISVSVLYSKLGDLAYFTGIFWGVGILVTGMLGETISILSLVFLGTSISLYSLYDLSDFAERLTETDAGILAFWMAGLGPEDLQNQEVPTVVVVLGYMIATLWSLLSIGIIFMSLRSSLSHEETHEFPGMEESFERFPGDLSPEAKLWLEKRGVDPESGIVLPPNLFQDFPPKDNSP from the coding sequence ATGGCAGAAAAACCGGTTAAGTTTGTCATTTTTCTATCTTTGATTCTGAGCCTAGTTGCGTTTTGGGACCACCAATTCACATCTTACCTCAAAGAATTTGTTGTACTCATACATGAAATTTGCCATGCCACGGCCGCCCTCTTTAGCGGTGGGATTGTAAAAGGAATCGCCCTACATGGAAACGAAGGGGGAGAAACCATTGCCGTCCCTGCTTCTTTTCGTGGTTCCTTCATCCTTGTTGTTTCTGCAGGATACATTGGCTCTTCCCTAGTTGGCGCATTTTTACTCCGTTTAGGATTTCAAGGACGTCATGCCCGCCAAACAATGATTTTGTTTGGTTTGTTTTTAATCTCAGTCAGTGTATTATATTCTAAACTGGGAGATCTTGCTTATTTTACCGGAATTTTTTGGGGTGTGGGCATTCTCGTAACAGGTATGTTAGGCGAAACTATATCGATCCTTTCGCTAGTATTTTTGGGCACAAGTATCTCCCTCTATTCCTTATATGATCTTTCTGACTTTGCAGAAAGACTCACAGAAACTGATGCTGGAATCCTTGCCTTTTGGATGGCTGGCCTTGGGCCAGAAGACCTACAAAACCAGGAAGTCCCTACCGTTGTCGTTGTGCTCGGTTATATGATCGCGACTCTTTGGTCACTCCTCAGCATAGGAATTATTTTTATGTCCCTACGCAGTTCGCTCAGCCACGAAGAAACCCATGAATTTCCTGGTATGGAAGAAAGTTTCGAACGGTTTCCTGGGGACCTTTCTCCCGAAGCAAAACTATGGTTGGAAAAACGAGGTGTTGATCCCGAAAGTGGAATCGTTTTGCCCCCAAATTTGTTCCAAGACTTCCCTCCCAAAGACAACAGTCCTTAA
- the hisS gene encoding histidine--tRNA ligase, translating to MKEQKLTTENYKGTRDFYPEDMRLRNYLFSVMKDVVRSYGYEEYDGPMVESLDLYRAKTGEEIVGKQIYNFIDKGDREVAIRPEMTPTVARMVAKKLRDLPRPIRWFSIPNLWRYEQPGLGRLREHWQLNVDMFGVTSQRAELEILSLACDILFAFGAPRNSFKVTISHRSLLDEFLLDGLKVSPNQAHEVSKILDKKNKITEDEYIALVSKTIPNDPTAVSKINLFLAATTDTLSQIPGIKEETLNAIQTLFEDLKTIGLHDIVYFDPSVVRGFDYYTGFIFEIFDTSPQNKRSLYGGGRYDNLIGLFSNEELSGIGFGLGDVTLQNFLTAHNLLPKFSSDSTVFIPLLDEPSFSENHNFAKELRKEKIAAEVSLVSQKMGKQLSYAEKKGYRWILLRGEDEIKAGTVTLKDMATRNQWTFSFSEALQKIKEELSK from the coding sequence TTGAAAGAACAAAAACTAACAACAGAAAACTATAAAGGCACTCGGGATTTTTATCCTGAAGATATGCGCCTTCGCAATTATTTATTCTCAGTAATGAAAGACGTCGTCAGGTCGTATGGATACGAAGAATACGATGGCCCGATGGTAGAATCTTTGGATCTATACCGAGCCAAAACGGGCGAAGAAATTGTTGGAAAACAAATATATAATTTCATTGATAAAGGTGACCGTGAGGTAGCGATTCGCCCTGAAATGACACCAACTGTCGCAAGGATGGTGGCAAAAAAATTGCGAGACCTTCCTCGTCCCATCCGTTGGTTTTCTATTCCGAACCTCTGGAGATACGAACAACCTGGCCTCGGGCGACTGCGGGAACACTGGCAGTTGAATGTCGATATGTTTGGTGTGACAAGCCAGAGGGCTGAATTAGAAATTTTGTCTTTGGCTTGCGATATTCTTTTTGCCTTTGGTGCCCCACGGAACAGTTTTAAAGTAACTATTTCACATAGATCCCTTCTCGACGAATTTCTGTTAGATGGTCTTAAGGTTAGTCCAAACCAAGCACATGAAGTTTCAAAAATTTTGGACAAAAAAAACAAAATTACTGAAGACGAATACATTGCCCTTGTTTCGAAAACCATCCCGAATGATCCAACTGCTGTATCAAAAATCAATTTATTTTTAGCTGCGACTACAGATACGCTGAGTCAAATTCCAGGGATCAAAGAAGAAACATTAAATGCCATTCAGACTTTGTTTGAGGATCTTAAAACCATTGGATTACATGATATAGTCTATTTTGATCCGTCGGTGGTTCGAGGGTTTGATTATTACACAGGTTTTATTTTTGAAATTTTCGATACTTCTCCGCAGAACAAACGTTCGTTATATGGTGGTGGGAGGTATGATAATTTAATCGGTCTTTTTTCCAATGAAGAACTTTCTGGAATTGGGTTTGGACTTGGAGATGTCACGCTTCAAAATTTTTTAACAGCACACAATCTGTTACCGAAATTTTCCAGTGATTCCACGGTTTTTATTCCTCTATTGGATGAACCTTCCTTTTCTGAGAACCATAACTTTGCAAAAGAACTCAGAAAGGAAAAAATTGCTGCCGAGGTTTCCTTAGTTTCTCAAAAGATGGGAAAACAACTTTCTTATGCAGAGAAAAAAGGGTACCGGTGGATCCTCCTTCGTGGGGAGGATGAAATCAAAGCGGGGACAGTGACTTTGAAAGACATGGCAACACGTAACCAATGGACTTTCTCCTTTTCTGAAGCACTTCAAAAGATAAAAGAAGAGCTTTCTAAATGA
- a CDS encoding Re/Si-specific NAD(P)(+) transhydrogenase subunit alpha, protein MKIGVIKEPSYENRVAITPDVVDPLKKLGFTVSVETTAGDNAYFSDKDYKDVGATVESRDAILSGSDIVVSIHALDEQSAKKIGKDKIYIATLSPLAFPKKVKEIANASFKIFSMDTIPRITRAQSMDVLSSQATVSGYKAVLLAASNYSRFFPMLTTAAGTITPARVLILGAGVAGLQAIATSRRLGAVVDVFDTRPEVKEQCMSLGAKFVEVEGAADASNTGGYAVEQSEDYQRRQKEAIAKFAEKADIIITTALIPGKKAPVLITKEMVDKMRQGSVIVDLAAVNGGNCEVTENDKTIVYKGITIIGNSNLQSTQPMDASKMYAKNIVNFLKLFVNKEKQFNINLEDEIINACMIAENGAVRHKPTLALLGE, encoded by the coding sequence ATGAAAATAGGCGTAATCAAAGAACCATCTTATGAAAACCGAGTGGCAATCACTCCGGATGTTGTTGACCCTTTGAAAAAGTTAGGTTTCACTGTTTCAGTTGAAACTACAGCAGGGGACAATGCATATTTCTCCGATAAGGATTACAAAGATGTTGGTGCAACAGTGGAATCAAGAGATGCAATTCTCTCTGGATCGGACATTGTTGTATCCATTCATGCTTTGGATGAACAAAGTGCAAAAAAAATCGGCAAAGATAAAATCTACATTGCAACGCTCTCTCCTCTTGCTTTCCCAAAGAAAGTAAAAGAAATTGCCAATGCTTCTTTTAAAATATTCTCTATGGACACTATCCCACGAATTACTCGTGCGCAGTCTATGGATGTTCTCAGTAGCCAAGCAACCGTTTCCGGATACAAAGCTGTGTTACTTGCCGCTTCCAACTACAGCCGTTTTTTTCCGATGTTGACTACAGCTGCGGGAACTATCACGCCTGCAAGAGTTCTCATTCTTGGCGCTGGTGTTGCGGGTTTACAAGCCATTGCAACCTCTCGCCGATTGGGAGCCGTAGTGGACGTATTTGATACGAGACCAGAAGTAAAAGAACAGTGTATGTCTCTCGGTGCAAAATTTGTGGAAGTAGAAGGTGCTGCCGATGCGTCGAATACAGGTGGTTATGCGGTAGAACAGTCAGAAGATTACCAAAGACGTCAAAAAGAGGCCATTGCAAAGTTTGCAGAAAAAGCAGACATCATTATTACAACTGCTCTCATCCCAGGAAAAAAAGCTCCCGTCCTTATTACCAAAGAGATGGTAGATAAAATGAGACAAGGTTCGGTGATTGTGGACTTAGCTGCGGTCAATGGCGGTAACTGTGAAGTCACTGAAAACGATAAAACTATTGTTTATAAAGGGATTACAATCATTGGTAATTCTAATCTACAAAGTACGCAACCAATGGACGCAAGTAAAATGTATGCAAAGAATATTGTTAACTTCCTAAAACTTTTTGTGAATAAAGAAAAACAATTCAACATCAACTTGGAAGACGAAATCATCAATGCATGTATGATTGCTGAAAATGGTGCCGTTCGTCATAAACCGACACTAGCACTTCTCGGAGAGTAA